In the genome of Gloeotrichia echinulata CP02, one region contains:
- a CDS encoding Nif11-like leader peptide family natural product precursor, with protein sequence MSLEHVKAFYEKVANDEAFRTQIQGVNSKEECSQIVKDAGYNFTLQEYEEYTAQLLDSAAGEGELKDLSKKELATVFGGLTGSSKFQQPYGVVWLTK encoded by the coding sequence ATGTCCCTAGAACATGTCAAAGCTTTCTACGAAAAAGTAGCAAATGATGAAGCTTTTCGTACTCAAATTCAAGGCGTTAATAGTAAAGAAGAATGTAGCCAAATAGTTAAGGATGCTGGCTACAATTTCACCCTACAAGAATATGAAGAATATACCGCTCAATTGTTAGATTCGGCTGCTGGTGAAGGTGAACTCAAGGATTTAAGTAAAAAAGAACTAGCTACAGTTTTTGGTGGATTAACTGGGTCGAGCAAATTCCAACAACCCTATGGAGTTGTTTGGCTAACTAAATGA
- a CDS encoding Nif11-like leader peptide family natural product precursor, with the protein MSIAHVKAFYQQLANDEAFSTQIQNVKSKEECSQIVKAAGYDFTLEEYEEYTAQLLESAAGEGELKDLSEKELAAVFGGITGKPKPQPLYGVVWPSYQQVYGVIVTHIPDNLA; encoded by the coding sequence ATGTCCATAGCACATGTCAAAGCTTTCTATCAACAGTTAGCAAATGATGAAGCTTTTTCTACTCAAATTCAAAACGTTAAGAGCAAAGAAGAATGTAGCCAAATAGTTAAGGCTGCTGGCTACGATTTCACTCTAGAAGAGTATGAAGAATATACCGCTCAATTGTTGGAGTCGGCTGCTGGTGAAGGTGAACTCAAGGATTTAAGTGAAAAAGAACTCGCTGCAGTTTTTGGTGGAATAACTGGGAAACCCAAACCCCAACCATTATATGGAGTTGTCTGGCCATCCTACCAACAGGTGTATGGAGTTATTGTTACACATATTCCAGATAACCTAGCTTAG
- a CDS encoding nitrogen fixation protein: MEEIAVDKTTLCPSARPESENSVVFGIIGGTVAEPRVAYLKQPLPITDELIAKASPITPTEIFRMATPCAAKACLHFDGQDCRLAKQIAEKLPAVAEELPPCSIRRDCRWWNQEGKAACMRCPQVITDNYNPSELAVQVSKLAAG, translated from the coding sequence ATGGAAGAAATTGCTGTTGATAAAACTACACTTTGCCCCAGTGCTAGACCAGAATCTGAGAATAGCGTTGTTTTCGGTATCATCGGTGGAACAGTTGCAGAACCCCGTGTAGCTTATCTTAAACAGCCCCTACCTATCACCGATGAACTGATAGCAAAAGCTAGTCCAATTACACCGACCGAAATTTTCCGCATGGCGACACCTTGCGCCGCTAAAGCTTGTCTGCATTTTGATGGACAAGATTGTCGTCTAGCGAAACAAATTGCCGAAAAATTACCTGCAGTCGCAGAAGAATTACCACCCTGTTCTATTCGCCGAGATTGTCGGTGGTGGAACCAAGAAGGTAAAGCAGCTTGTATGCGTTGTCCGCAAGTGATTACAGATAACTACAATCCGTCTGAACTAGCAGTTCAAGTGTCAAAACTAGCTGCTGGTTAA
- the trmB gene encoding tRNA (guanosine(46)-N7)-methyltransferase TrmB, producing MLSRKGESILAAVRVRQHVNPLAKKYQTPASPLEWEKVYIEPNQPLHLDIGCAKGRFVLNMAQIEPNWNFLGLEIREPLVMEANKLGSQLGLTNLHYLFCNVNNSLHSLLSSLPTGTLQRVTIQFPDPWFKTRHAKRRVVQPELVAELANYLAIGGVVFLQSDMEFIAVEMRDRFAENPNFEQVGTGEWLGDNPLPVATERELFTQQKGEPVYRALFVRKS from the coding sequence ATGTTGTCACGTAAAGGAGAATCGATTTTGGCTGCTGTGCGAGTCCGTCAACATGTTAATCCACTTGCCAAAAAGTATCAAACACCGGCGAGTCCTTTGGAGTGGGAAAAAGTTTATATCGAACCAAATCAACCGCTACATTTAGATATTGGTTGCGCTAAGGGACGGTTTGTATTGAATATGGCACAGATAGAACCCAACTGGAATTTTCTCGGTTTGGAAATTCGCGAACCTCTGGTGATGGAGGCGAATAAGTTAGGTTCCCAGTTGGGGTTAACAAACCTGCATTATTTGTTTTGTAATGTGAATAACTCATTGCACTCACTTTTATCTTCTCTTCCCACAGGAACTTTACAGCGCGTCACGATTCAATTTCCCGATCCTTGGTTTAAAACCCGCCATGCTAAACGGCGAGTAGTGCAACCAGAATTAGTGGCAGAATTAGCGAATTATCTGGCTATTGGTGGTGTGGTATTTTTGCAATCAGATATGGAATTTATCGCCGTAGAAATGCGCGATCGCTTCGCCGAAAACCCAAATTTTGAGCAAGTTGGTACGGGAGAATGGTTAGGAGACAACCCCCTACCAGTCGCTACGGAACGGGAACTATTTACTCAACAAAAAGGTGAGCCGGTTTATCGCGCTTTGTTTGTGAGAAAGAGTTAA
- a CDS encoding metallophosphoesterase: MTLNFRFGIVSDLHIALPHTIWDHPSRFHLVEVSIPAFESALEHLAQLDLDFLLLPGDLTQHGEAENHIWIQKRLSELPFPVYVVPGNHDVPVLMANQQSIGFADFPHYYRKFGYDNTQQLYYTSQLLPGVRLIGLNSNFFNDQGQQVGRVDNKQLKWLEEVLAGTGDELVLVMIHHNVVEHLPDQSRHPMANRYMLENASELLHMLRRYGVRLVFTGHLHVQDVAHADGVYDITTGSLVSYPHPYRVLEYHQDNHGKQWLQILSHRVESVPDFPNLQQSSRQWMGDRSFPFVIKLLTLPPLNLPLIQAQELAPSLRDFWATIADGDALVDYPHFPQEVRHYIQKYGAIATGSTPTMIDNNSTLLL, translated from the coding sequence ATGACTCTAAATTTTCGCTTTGGTATAGTCAGCGATTTACACATCGCACTTCCCCACACAATCTGGGATCATCCAAGCCGGTTTCATCTGGTGGAAGTTAGTATCCCAGCTTTTGAAAGTGCATTAGAACACTTAGCACAACTAGATTTAGATTTCCTCTTACTTCCAGGAGATTTAACCCAGCACGGTGAAGCAGAAAATCATATTTGGATACAAAAACGTTTATCTGAGCTACCTTTTCCCGTCTATGTTGTTCCTGGTAATCATGATGTTCCTGTGCTGATGGCAAATCAGCAATCAATTGGTTTTGCTGATTTCCCTCACTATTATCGCAAGTTTGGTTATGACAATACACAGCAACTTTACTATACTAGTCAGTTGCTGCCTGGAGTCAGACTGATTGGTCTGAATTCTAACTTTTTTAATGACCAAGGTCAGCAGGTGGGGCGTGTAGATAATAAACAGCTAAAGTGGTTAGAAGAAGTGTTGGCGGGGACTGGTGATGAATTAGTGCTGGTGATGATACATCATAATGTTGTCGAACATCTCCCCGATCAATCGCGACATCCAATGGCAAATCGCTATATGTTAGAAAATGCATCGGAACTGTTGCACATGCTGCGGCGGTACGGAGTTAGACTAGTGTTTACAGGGCATTTGCATGTCCAAGATGTTGCCCACGCAGATGGAGTATATGATATTACTACTGGTTCTTTAGTTAGCTATCCTCACCCTTATCGAGTGTTGGAGTATCATCAGGATAATCACGGTAAGCAATGGTTACAAATTTTATCCCATCGTGTGGAATCAGTACCTGATTTCCCCAACTTGCAACAATCATCGCGGCAATGGATGGGCGATCGCTCGTTTCCCTTCGTGATTAAGCTGCTGACTCTACCACCTTTAAACTTACCATTGATACAAGCACAAGAACTAGCCCCTAGTTTGCGGGACTTTTGGGCAACTATTGCCGATGGTGATGCTTTAGTGGATTATCCCCACTTTCCCCAAGAAGTGCGCCACTACATTCAGAAATATGGAGCGATCGCCACTGGTAGTACTCCTACCATGATTGATAACAACAGTACACTTTTATTGTAG
- a CDS encoding competence/damage-inducible protein A, translated as MSAEIICVGTEMLLGDILNSNAQYLAKELAQLGIPHYYQTVVGDNPERIKQVIEIAISRAQILIFTGGLGPTPDDLTCETIADFFGAPLGERPEIIEDMTQKFAQRGRVMTSNNRKQALIPEGAEILPNPTGTAPGIIWQPRDNVTIFTFPGVPSELYPMWEQTAVPYLKNQGWGQEIIYSRSLRFWGIGESALAQKVAPLFDLLNPTVAPYAGKGEVRLRISAKAASQAAAEALITPVEQEIKEIAGLDYYGVNDDTLASVVGQLLRASGETLAVAESCTGGGLGQSLTEISGSSDYFWGGVISYDNSVKVRLLGVNPEDLDQFGAVSAIVAEQMALGVKTRLSTTWGLSITGIAGPTGGTDTKPVGLVYVGLAGPNGEVASFEYRFGSTRNRSFIRHVSANTALDVFRRKLITQPPTPHNP; from the coding sequence ATGAGTGCAGAAATTATTTGTGTTGGTACGGAAATGCTGCTGGGAGATATCCTCAACAGCAATGCTCAATATCTGGCGAAAGAATTAGCGCAGCTAGGTATTCCTCACTACTATCAAACAGTGGTCGGGGATAACCCAGAACGAATTAAGCAAGTTATAGAAATTGCTATTTCCAGAGCGCAAATTCTCATTTTTACAGGTGGTCTAGGTCCAACACCAGATGACCTCACCTGTGAAACCATCGCTGATTTTTTTGGCGCACCGTTGGGAGAACGTCCAGAAATCATCGAAGATATGACCCAGAAATTCGCTCAACGTGGACGGGTCATGACTTCTAACAACCGCAAACAAGCCTTGATTCCCGAAGGTGCAGAAATTTTACCCAACCCCACTGGTACAGCACCCGGCATCATTTGGCAACCGCGTGATAATGTCACTATTTTTACCTTCCCCGGAGTGCCATCAGAATTGTATCCGATGTGGGAACAAACAGCAGTACCCTATCTCAAAAACCAAGGCTGGGGTCAGGAAATTATTTACAGTCGGAGTTTAAGGTTTTGGGGAATTGGTGAATCGGCTTTAGCACAAAAAGTAGCTCCTTTGTTTGATTTACTCAACCCTACGGTCGCCCCTTATGCAGGTAAGGGGGAAGTCAGGCTGCGAATATCAGCCAAAGCCGCCTCCCAAGCAGCAGCAGAGGCTTTGATTACCCCTGTTGAGCAAGAAATTAAAGAAATTGCCGGGTTAGATTATTACGGTGTTAATGACGACACCCTCGCTTCCGTGGTTGGTCAACTGTTGCGAGCATCGGGGGAAACCCTAGCAGTAGCAGAATCCTGTACTGGTGGTGGACTAGGGCAAAGTTTAACTGAAATTTCAGGTAGTTCTGATTACTTCTGGGGTGGTGTAATTTCCTATGACAACTCGGTAAAAGTCAGGCTACTGGGAGTTAACCCAGAGGATTTAGATCAGTTTGGGGCGGTAAGTGCTATCGTTGCAGAGCAAATGGCCCTTGGGGTCAAAACCCGCCTCTCGACCACGTGGGGACTGAGTATCACAGGAATTGCAGGACCGACTGGGGGGACGGATACTAAGCCTGTGGGTTTGGTGTATGTCGGTTTAGCAGGGCCTAACGGTGAAGTGGCTAGTTTTGAATATCGATTTGGGTCAACGCGGAATCGGTCTTTTATTCGTCATGTGAGTGCGAATACAGCTTTGGATGTGTTTCGGCGCAAGTTGATCACCCAGCCCCCGACCCCCCACAATCCTTAA
- a CDS encoding transposase: MLVFEAKLEGEDGQYQALDEAIRTARFVRNASLRYWMDNKGIGRYDLSKFCAVLAANIEFPWVAKLNSMARQASAERAWSAIARFLDNCKKNKPGKKGFPKFKKEQTHGSVEYKTCGWKLSEDRRYITFSDGFQAGTFKLWGTRDLHFYHKKQFKRVRVVRRADGYYCQFCIDHERVERREPTGKTIGIDVGLNHFYTDSNGETVANPRPIRKSEKSLRRLQRRMSKTKKGSQNRIKLRNKLARKHLKVSRQRKDFAVKTARCVVRSNDLVAYEDLMVRNMVKNHRLAKSISDASWSLFREWVEYFGKVFGVVTVAVPPHYTSQNCSNCGEVVKKTLSTRTHICPHCGYTQDRDWNAARNILAKGLSTAGHVGTNASGDIDLCMGGETPPSKSGRGKRKPKERSLESPTIFGTPN, encoded by the coding sequence ATGCTGGTATTTGAGGCCAAACTTGAGGGAGAAGACGGACAGTATCAAGCGCTTGATGAAGCGATTAGAACTGCCCGTTTTGTTCGCAATGCCAGCCTTAGATACTGGATGGATAACAAGGGTATTGGGCGATACGACCTCAGTAAGTTCTGCGCTGTACTTGCGGCTAATATTGAGTTTCCTTGGGTCGCCAAGCTGAACTCGATGGCTCGTCAAGCTAGTGCTGAAAGAGCGTGGTCTGCAATTGCTCGGTTCCTTGATAACTGCAAGAAAAATAAGCCAGGAAAAAAGGGATTTCCAAAGTTTAAGAAAGAACAAACACATGGTTCTGTTGAATACAAAACCTGTGGATGGAAGCTTTCTGAAGACCGCAGGTATATCACTTTCTCCGATGGTTTTCAAGCAGGAACCTTTAAACTCTGGGGAACTCGTGACCTGCATTTCTACCACAAGAAACAGTTTAAAAGGGTGCGGGTTGTGCGTCGTGCAGATGGCTATTATTGCCAGTTTTGCATCGACCATGAACGAGTTGAAAGACGAGAACCAACGGGTAAAACTATTGGTATTGATGTTGGACTGAACCACTTCTACACCGATAGTAACGGGGAAACAGTCGCTAATCCTAGACCGATTCGCAAGAGCGAGAAGTCTTTGAGACGACTGCAACGCCGGATGTCTAAGACTAAAAAAGGTTCTCAAAATAGAATTAAGTTGAGAAATAAACTTGCTCGTAAACACCTCAAAGTAAGTCGCCAGCGTAAAGACTTTGCTGTTAAAACAGCAAGGTGCGTGGTGAGGTCTAACGACCTCGTGGCGTATGAGGATTTGATGGTGCGAAATATGGTGAAAAATCACCGATTGGCTAAGTCGATTAGTGACGCTTCATGGTCGCTGTTTCGTGAATGGGTTGAGTATTTTGGTAAGGTGTTTGGTGTTGTCACGGTTGCCGTTCCGCCCCACTACACCTCACAGAATTGCTCTAATTGTGGAGAGGTTGTCAAAAAGACTCTTAGCACCAGAACTCATATTTGTCCTCATTGTGGGTATACCCAAGATAGGGATTGGAACGCAGCGCGGAACATTTTAGCAAAAGGATTGAGTACGGCGGGTCACGTCGGAACTAACGCCTCTGGAGACATCGACCTCTGTATGGGTGGGGAAACTCCTCCAAGTAAGTCGGGTCGTGGAAAGAGGAAACCCAAAGAGCGATCTTTGGAATCCCCCACTATATTCGGTACTCCGAATTAG
- a CDS encoding helix-turn-helix domain-containing protein → MKDLPMGDFEVILNVNRRRFKCKKCRKTFNEKLDFLGARKRYTYRYAEYIIKQVINSNVSNVARNNGLTNE, encoded by the coding sequence GTGAAAGATTTACCGATGGGGGATTTTGAAGTAATACTGAATGTCAATAGACGAAGATTCAAGTGTAAAAAATGCCGAAAAACATTTAATGAAAAGCTAGATTTTCTAGGAGCAAGAAAGAGGTATACATACCGATATGCGGAATATATTATCAAACAAGTGATTAATAGTAATGTAAGTAATGTGGCAAGAAATAATGGACTAACTAATGAATAA
- a CDS encoding ISL3 family transposase → MLEDVAKNVMPIDVKDLRRLGIDEISLVKGQGKFIVVLVDIDSGKLIGLVKERKQIEIKKTMRMWGEKVLSQIEEVSIDMTGNYKSLIEKICPNALVTVDRFHVTKLVHEELNRARIAENKIASELNAPERKKVFESLKGNKFTILKAENKLTEKQKDKLNRIKQASPLIARMHSLKEDFHNLFEDNKNVVTGTLELINWLKKAEPYYQRSVQTIKRWFGEIVGYFERRTTSGVVEGINNKLKLIKRSGFGFRNFRNFEIRALLSWHYPINLAH, encoded by the coding sequence ATGCTTGAAGATGTAGCTAAAAATGTGATGCCAATAGATGTCAAAGATTTAAGAAGATTAGGAATAGATGAAATTAGTTTGGTCAAAGGACAAGGAAAATTTATTGTCGTGCTAGTAGATATAGATTCAGGTAAATTGATAGGTTTAGTAAAAGAAAGAAAACAAATTGAAATCAAAAAAACCATGAGAATGTGGGGAGAAAAAGTTTTGTCACAAATAGAAGAAGTAAGTATTGATATGACAGGCAATTATAAATCTTTAATTGAGAAGATTTGTCCAAACGCCCTTGTAACGGTAGATAGGTTCCATGTTACTAAATTAGTACATGAAGAATTAAATCGAGCTAGGATAGCAGAAAATAAAATAGCATCTGAGTTAAATGCCCCGGAAAGAAAAAAAGTATTTGAAAGTTTAAAAGGAAATAAATTTACAATTCTAAAAGCCGAGAATAAGCTCACCGAAAAGCAAAAAGATAAATTAAATAGAATTAAACAAGCTTCTCCTTTAATAGCTAGAATGCATTCATTAAAAGAAGATTTTCACAATTTATTTGAAGACAATAAAAATGTGGTAACGGGAACGCTAGAATTAATCAATTGGTTAAAAAAAGCTGAACCATATTATCAAAGAAGTGTGCAGACAATTAAACGGTGGTTTGGAGAAATAGTCGGATATTTTGAACGAAGGACTACCAGTGGAGTAGTAGAAGGAATAAATAATAAACTGAAGTTAATAAAGCGAAGTGGATTTGGATTTAGAAACTTTCGTAATTTTGAGATTAGAGCTTTACTTTCTTGGCATTATCCTATCAATTTAGCACACTAA
- a CDS encoding ADP-ribosylglycohydrolase family protein, producing MTEFIRSHNDLKRKMGLEEVTDYRSWSKRVGGRFQGYEDYIAAGEYSDDTQLTICTAACISLNGCFDYHSFCKFEYPTWLEYARGAGATVKEAAEKIQRKSAAWNSNFFSRKTKEGSIDYRDGGANGAAMRISPHVLANVARWQQAETDIWRNSIISHGHPRAIIGALLYGYALHTVLQLPEPSVGQQLIEILGNWVKQLEIPKIPALKTWLTEWNQGRLESFEVVFDTTKQEAVEQLRLVWVGLRKYKSPQGILEQLGCFDQTTKGSGLATAIAGIYLFARQPEQTQQNIIIAANMIGSDTDSIAAFVGGLGGAAFGLEAIPESWRSQIQDAPFLIRIGEDLAKISAGEHDNMKIRPGYSGVKLGKALSRQAVHSDMRVVHSRLGTGTITEVDEQSLLTQGRTVTIVRINFDVGQSCKLAFRANTPSETLFVI from the coding sequence ATGACGGAATTTATCCGTTCGCATAACGACCTCAAACGTAAAATGGGTTTAGAGGAAGTTACCGACTATAGGTCGTGGAGTAAGCGTGTTGGTGGACGCTTCCAAGGTTATGAAGATTATATTGCTGCTGGGGAATATTCTGACGATACACAATTAACTATCTGTACTGCTGCCTGTATATCCTTAAATGGATGCTTTGACTATCATTCCTTTTGTAAGTTTGAGTATCCAACGTGGCTGGAATATGCCCGTGGAGCAGGTGCCACCGTCAAGGAAGCAGCCGAGAAAATACAGCGCAAGTCGGCTGCTTGGAATAGCAATTTCTTCAGCCGTAAGACGAAAGAAGGCAGCATAGACTACCGTGATGGTGGTGCCAATGGTGCAGCCATGCGAATATCACCTCATGTATTAGCTAATGTCGCCCGTTGGCAACAAGCTGAAACAGATATTTGGCGTAATTCAATAATTAGCCACGGTCATCCAAGAGCTATTATTGGGGCGCTCTTATATGGATATGCACTACATACTGTATTGCAATTGCCGGAACCAAGTGTAGGTCAACAGTTGATTGAAATACTCGGCAACTGGGTAAAACAGTTGGAAATCCCGAAAATACCCGCGTTGAAAACATGGCTAACTGAATGGAATCAAGGAAGGCTAGAATCTTTCGAGGTAGTCTTTGATACAACTAAACAAGAAGCTGTGGAACAGTTGCGGCTTGTCTGGGTGGGATTACGTAAATATAAATCCCCACAAGGTATACTTGAGCAACTAGGCTGTTTTGATCAAACTACTAAAGGCTCTGGATTAGCGACTGCGATCGCTGGTATCTACTTGTTTGCCCGTCAGCCAGAACAAACCCAACAGAATATTATTATCGCAGCTAATATGATAGGCAGCGATACTGATTCAATTGCTGCTTTTGTAGGTGGCTTAGGCGGTGCTGCTTTTGGTTTGGAAGCTATTCCTGAAAGCTGGCGATCGCAGATTCAAGATGCACCATTTTTGATCCGCATAGGTGAGGATCTAGCTAAAATTTCTGCTGGTGAACATGACAATATGAAAATTCGTCCAGGCTATAGCGGTGTGAAACTGGGCAAAGCCTTGTCTCGGCAAGCAGTACATAGTGATATGCGAGTTGTACACTCCCGTTTAGGCACAGGCACGATCACAGAAGTAGATGAACAATCTCTGTTAACTCAAGGGCGAACAGTAACAATTGTACGTATCAATTTTGATGTCGGCCAAAGCTGTAAGTTGGCTTTTCGTGCTAATACTCCTAGTGAAACATTATTTGTTATTTAG
- the tnpA gene encoding IS200/IS605 family transposase, with protein sequence MNSDSGALASTRASYISRARGVSDLKAHLVLTTKYRQRVLTGEMIDRLGEILKDLLLKWDSRVVDFNGESDHVHLLFQYTPQTELPKFINNIKTVTSRYLRKEFPDRVNQFYYKDVLWNGSYFIASCGGVTVETLKEYVESQDKPK encoded by the coding sequence ATGAACAGTGATAGCGGAGCGTTAGCGAGTACTCGAGCGTCTTATATTTCCCGCGCCAGGGGAGTTTCAGACCTCAAAGCGCATTTGGTGTTAACAACAAAATACCGTCAGCGGGTATTGACAGGTGAGATGATTGATAGGTTAGGCGAAATTCTGAAAGACTTACTTTTAAAGTGGGACAGTAGGGTAGTAGATTTTAACGGAGAATCTGACCATGTGCATCTATTATTTCAATACACACCTCAAACTGAATTGCCAAAATTTATTAACAACATAAAAACAGTAACAAGTCGTTATTTACGGAAAGAATTTCCGGACAGAGTTAATCAATTTTATTATAAAGATGTCCTGTGGAATGGTTCTTACTTCATAGCGTCTTGTGGAGGTGTTACAGTTGAAACTCTCAAAGAATATGTTGAATCCCAAGACAAGCCAAAATAA
- the gap gene encoding type I glyceraldehyde-3-phosphate dehydrogenase, translating into MTKLKVGINGFGRIGRLVLRAGINNPDVEFVGINDLVPPDNLAYLFKYDSTHGKFPGKVEAKEDGIVIDGHFIPCVSIRNPAELPWGKLGVDYVVESTGLFTGYEGAANHLTAGAKRVVISAPTKEPEKIPTLLMGVNHHLFDPSKDAIVSNASCTTNCLAPIAKVINDNFGLTEGLMTTVHAMTATQPTVDGPSKKDWRGGRGAAQNIIPSSTGAAKAVALVLPELKGKLTGMAFRVPTPDVSVVDLTFKTAKATSYKEICAAMKAAAEGELKGILGYTDQEVVSTDFQGDTHSSIFDAGAGIELNANFFKVVAWYDNEWGYSNRVVDLILSMAQKEKL; encoded by the coding sequence TTGACAAAGTTAAAAGTTGGGATTAATGGATTTGGTCGGATTGGAAGGCTGGTACTCCGCGCTGGGATTAATAACCCCGATGTTGAGTTTGTGGGGATTAATGATTTAGTACCACCAGATAACCTCGCCTATCTGTTCAAATACGACTCAACCCACGGGAAGTTTCCGGGTAAGGTGGAAGCTAAGGAGGATGGGATTGTCATTGATGGACATTTTATCCCTTGCGTGTCGATTCGCAATCCGGCGGAGTTACCTTGGGGTAAATTGGGTGTAGATTATGTTGTGGAATCTACGGGACTGTTCACAGGTTATGAAGGCGCTGCAAATCACCTGACTGCAGGTGCAAAGCGGGTTGTGATTTCTGCTCCTACTAAAGAGCCAGAGAAGATTCCTACTTTGCTGATGGGTGTAAATCATCACTTGTTTGACCCCAGCAAAGATGCGATCGTCTCGAATGCTAGCTGTACCACAAACTGTTTGGCGCCCATCGCCAAAGTCATCAATGACAACTTTGGGTTGACCGAAGGGTTGATGACCACAGTTCACGCCATGACTGCTACCCAACCAACGGTAGACGGACCTTCCAAGAAGGACTGGCGCGGTGGTCGGGGTGCAGCCCAAAATATCATTCCCTCTTCTACGGGCGCGGCTAAAGCTGTGGCGCTGGTTTTACCAGAGTTGAAGGGTAAATTAACTGGTATGGCTTTCCGGGTTCCCACTCCCGATGTCTCCGTGGTGGATTTAACCTTTAAGACAGCTAAAGCTACGAGTTACAAAGAAATCTGCGCGGCGATGAAGGCTGCTGCTGAAGGTGAACTAAAAGGTATTTTGGGTTACACCGACCAAGAAGTAGTTTCCACAGATTTTCAGGGTGATACCCATTCCAGTATTTTTGACGCGGGTGCTGGTATTGAACTGAACGCCAACTTCTTTAAGGTGGTTGCTTGGTATGACAATGAGTGGGGTTACTCCAATCGTGTGGTTGACCTAATTTTGTCAATGGCACAGAAAGAAAAGCTTTGA
- a CDS encoding transaldolase: MSKNLLEQLREITVVVADTGDIQAIEQFKPQDATTNPSLITAAAQMPEYQEIVDQTLLQAQKDAGTGATQAEVVSLAFDRLAVSFGLKILQIIPGRVSTEVDARLSYDTAATVTKARELIAQYKAAGIGPERVLIKIAATWEGIRAAEILEKEGIHCNLTLLFGIHQAIACAEAGVTLISPFVGRILDWYKKDTGRDSYPAAEDPGVLSVTTIYNYYKKFGYKTEVMGASFRNIGEITELAGSDLLTISPALLAQLQSTVAELPRKLDPAKAAGLEIEKITVDKAAYDKLHAADRMATDKLSEGIDGFTKALVTLEQLLAERLATLESKTPVSPLA; encoded by the coding sequence ATGTCGAAGAATTTACTAGAACAGTTGCGAGAAATTACAGTTGTGGTCGCTGATACGGGAGATATCCAAGCGATTGAACAGTTCAAACCCCAAGACGCGACAACCAACCCCTCACTGATTACTGCTGCAGCGCAGATGCCAGAATATCAGGAAATTGTCGATCAAACTTTACTCCAGGCGCAAAAAGATGCTGGAACAGGTGCAACCCAAGCAGAGGTGGTTTCCCTAGCCTTTGACCGTCTGGCTGTTTCCTTTGGATTGAAGATTTTGCAAATTATCCCTGGTCGGGTGTCTACGGAAGTTGATGCACGTCTATCTTACGATACCGCAGCTACCGTTACCAAGGCGAGAGAATTGATTGCTCAGTACAAAGCCGCTGGAATTGGACCAGAACGGGTACTGATTAAAATCGCCGCTACTTGGGAAGGCATTCGCGCCGCTGAAATTTTGGAAAAAGAAGGTATTCATTGTAACCTTACCCTGTTGTTTGGCATCCATCAAGCGATCGCCTGTGCAGAAGCTGGTGTTACCCTGATTTCTCCTTTCGTTGGGCGGATTCTTGACTGGTACAAGAAAGACACCGGACGGGATAGCTATCCGGCTGCAGAAGACCCCGGTGTGTTGTCTGTCACCACAATTTACAACTACTACAAAAAATTCGGCTATAAAACCGAAGTTATGGGCGCTAGCTTCCGTAACATTGGGGAAATTACTGAACTAGCAGGTAGCGATTTGCTGACAATTTCCCCAGCACTTTTGGCTCAATTACAGTCCACTGTAGCGGAACTACCACGCAAACTTGACCCCGCAAAGGCTGCAGGGTTGGAAATTGAAAAGATAACTGTAGATAAGGCTGCTTATGACAAGTTGCACGCTGCTGACCGCATGGCAACTGATAAACTATCCGAAGGGATCGACGGCTTCACCAAGGCGCTAGTTACTCTAGAACAATTATTGGCTGAACGACTAGCTACCTTAGAAAGCAAAACTCCTGTTAGTCCCTTAGCATAA